GGGTGACCAGGGCCCGTACGAGACCGCGCCCGGGGAACTCCACCCGGGCGAGCAGCCAGGCCAGCGGCACCCCGATCACCAGGCTCACCGCGGTCGCCGCCGTCGCGCAGAGCAGGGAGAGCTGGAGCGCCTGCCACACCTCGGAGCTGGTCAGCAGATCGGGCATGCTGCGCCACGGGGCGCGGATCAGCAGGGCGACGAGCGGCAGAACCAGAAAGGCGAGACCGATCAGTGCGGGCACGAGCAGCGGCAACGGGGCGCCCCCGCGCTCCCCGCGCACGCGGACGCGGCCGCGCCGCGGGCCACCGGTCAGGGTGTCCGCGGCGCCGGCCTTGTCCATGGACGGTCCGGTCACGGCTGGAGGAACCCGGCCTCGGACAGGACCTTCTGGCCGTCGGCGGACTGCACCAGCGCGATGAACGCCTTGGCGGCGTCGCTGTTCTGCGACTCCTTCAGCACCGTGATCGGGTAGTCGTTGATGGCGTCGGCGGACTCGGGGAACTCCACGCCCTCCACCTTGTCACCCGCCGCCTTCACATCGGTCTTGTAGACGACCGCGGCGTCGGCCTCCTTCAGCACCACCTTGTTCAGGGCGGACTTGACGTCCTCCTCGTAGGAGACCGGCGTGAGCTTCAGCTTGCTCGCCTCGATCGCCTTCTCGGCGGCAGCGCCGCACGGCACCGTCTTGTCGCACAGCACGACCTTCAGGTCCGACTTGGCGAGGTCCTTGAGGGAGGCGATCTTGTCCGGGTTGCCCGGCAGGGTCGCGATCTCCAGCTGGTTGCGCACGAAGGTGGCCGGCGTGCCCGCGGCGTCCCCCGCATCGGTCACGATCTTCATCGTCTTCGGGCTGGCCGAGGCGAACACGTCGGCGGGCGCACCGCCGGTGATGCTCGCGGCGAGCGCGTCGCTGCCGCCGAAGCTGAAGGTCACCTTCGTGCCCGGGTGCTCCTTCTCGAACTCCTTCCCCAGCGTCGTGAAGCTCTCCTTCAGCGAGGCCGCCGCGAAGACGGTCACCTCACCGGACAGCTTGTCCGAGGCGGACGCCGACGCGGACGAGTCCGACGTCTTGGCGGAGTCCGAGTCGGAGGACGAGCAGGCACTCAGGGCCAGCAGGGCGGCGGCGCCTGCGCCGGTCACCTTCAGCATCCGGCGGGTCCGGCGCACGGAACGGGTCATCACGGGTCCACTCCCTCTGGTCCTGACGGACACAGCTACGGTCTCAACGACCTTGCTCACGGTCTTACGACGTTGCTCACGGTCTGACGACCTTGTTCGGTCTTTCGATCTCTACGGCCGCTCGACGACCACGTTGGTCGACTTGATCACGGCGACGGCCGGCACACCGGGTTCCAGGCGAAGGTCCTCGGCCGACTCCCGGCTGACCATCGCGACCACCCGGAACGGTCCGGCCTGGATCTCCACCTGCGCCGACACGTCACCGAGGGTCACGTCGGTGACGATGCCGGAGAACCGGTTGCGGGCCGAGGAGCCGGTGGACTCCCGTGCGGCCCGGTGCAACTGCCGGGCGTAGGCGGCGAGGGCCGGGCCGGGGATGATGCGGTGGCCCTGCCCGTCCCGGACGGCGGTGAGTTTCCCGCCGTCCACCAGACGCCTCACGGTGTCGGCGCTCACGCCGAGTAACGCTGCCGCGTCACCGATCCGGTAGGTGTGCATGCGCTGATGATACTGCCGCAGATGCGAGGGGAAAGTCTCTTGTCGCATTGCATGAGCTGGATCATCCCTGGACTGGCATGGCATGTGCGTTTGTACGGGACCGCTGCTCGGGTACGGTCATCCGGGAGGTGGTAGCCCGTGAGTCAGTCCTTCGCAGCTGCCCGTACGACCGCCGGTCAGGCGGCGGAACTCGTCCTCGCCGGCGATCTGGACAACCCGGCCCGCCTGACGGTGCCCGATCTGCTCGGCTGGCCGCAGCACCGTGCCGAGGTCGCCTTCGAGTGCGCCACCAGCGGCATCCAGTACCACCGCTTCACCGGGCCGCTCCTGCACGACGTCCTCATGGACGCGGGCCCCGTCTTCGACCCCGCCCGCCGCAAGGACCGGCTGCGCTTCCTGATCGCCGTGCGCGGCACCGACGGCCACCACGCCCTGCTGTCCTGGGCCGAGATCGACCCGGACTTCGGCCGGGCCCCCGTCCTGCTGGCGGTCACCCTCGACGACACCGGGCTCGACCTCGCCGGCCCCCAGCTCGTCCTGCCGCAGGACCGCTGCGGCGCCCGGTACATCAGCGGCATCGAGGCGATCCACGTGGACGGCGGCTACCGCGCCTGGGACTGACGACGACCGGCTCACCGATCGGCCACGCCCGCGTCCCGCAGCCCCAGCCACACCCGGTCCCGGGTCAGCGGGACCTCGGTGAAGCGGACGCCGGTCGCGTCGCGCAGGGCGTTGGCGAAGGCGGGGGCGATCGGGTTGAAAGGGCTCTCGCTCATCGACTTGGCGCCCAGGGGCCCGATCGCGTCGGCCGTTTCCATGAAGTGGACCTCGGTGCGCGGGACGTCGGCGAACTGGGGGAGCCGGTAGCGGCGGAACGCGGCCGTCTCCACCTCGCCGCGCCCGTCGACGCGCACGTTCTCGAAGAGCGTGGCCCCGAGGGCCTGGGCGACACCGCCCTCGACCTGGCCCCGGCACTGCATGGGGTTCATGACCTTGCCCGCGTCGGCGGCGTGCACGCTGCGCAGGATGCGGATCTCGCCGGTGCCCGGGTCGACGGCCAGCCTGAACCACTGGGCGTTGAAGGCGACCGAGCGCGGGGTGCCGCCGAAGTGGCCGTCGGCGGCGAACTCGACACCGACCGCGCCGGCCACGACGTACAGCTCCTTGAGGGCCAGTCGCCCACCGGGGTGTGTCACCGCCTCCTCGACGAGCCGGCACTCGGCCCGGGGCACGCGCAGATGGGCGGCGGCGAAGTCGAGGAGCATGTCGGCCAGGGCGCGGGAGGCGCGCAGCGTGGCCTTGCCCGCCACGACCGTCCCGGTGGAGGCGAAGGCGCCCGTGTCGTGTCGTACGACGTCCGTGTCGGACTGGCGGACGGCGATCCGGTCGACCGTCGTGGCGAGTTCACCGGCCGCGATCTGCCTGTGCACGGTCGTGGTGCCGTTGCCGAACTCCGCCGTGCCGACCGCCAGATCGAAGCTGCCGTCCGGCAGCAGTGTGGCGCGCGCGTCGGCGATGTGGCCGCCGGGCGGGCCGGTCGCGATCATCGCGAGGGCCGTGCCCTCACCCACCAGCCAGCCCTCGGGCGCGGGTTCGCCCCCGGGCTCCTCCTGGGCGCGCCGCACGACGGCGAGACACTGATCCAGGCCGTAGCTGGCGATGTGCAGGTCCTCCTCGTGACCGCCGGGGGTGACCATCGGCTCGCCCCGGCCGATGATGTTGCGGGCCTTGAACTCCAGCGGATCCAGGCCGAGTCGGCGGGCCACCTCGTCGAAGGCCGACTCGACGGCGAACGTCACCTGCCCGAGGCCGTACCCGCGGAATGCGCCCGCCGGGACGTTGTGCGTGTAGACCGAGTACGCGTCGACCTTCTTGTTCGGGGCGCGGTAGACGGCCATGGACTCGCCG
The DNA window shown above is from Streptomyces chartreusis and carries:
- the modA gene encoding molybdate ABC transporter substrate-binding protein, giving the protein MTRSVRRTRRMLKVTGAGAAALLALSACSSSDSDSAKTSDSSASASASDKLSGEVTVFAAASLKESFTTLGKEFEKEHPGTKVTFSFGGSDALAASITGGAPADVFASASPKTMKIVTDAGDAAGTPATFVRNQLEIATLPGNPDKIASLKDLAKSDLKVVLCDKTVPCGAAAEKAIEASKLKLTPVSYEEDVKSALNKVVLKEADAAVVYKTDVKAAGDKVEGVEFPESADAINDYPITVLKESQNSDAAKAFIALVQSADGQKVLSEAGFLQP
- a CDS encoding TOBE domain-containing protein translates to MHTYRIGDAAALLGVSADTVRRLVDGGKLTAVRDGQGHRIIPGPALAAYARQLHRAARESTGSSARNRFSGIVTDVTLGDVSAQVEIQAGPFRVVAMVSRESAEDLRLEPGVPAVAVIKSTNVVVERP
- a CDS encoding molybdopterin-dependent oxidoreductase, which translates into the protein MSQSFAAARTTAGQAAELVLAGDLDNPARLTVPDLLGWPQHRAEVAFECATSGIQYHRFTGPLLHDVLMDAGPVFDPARRKDRLRFLIAVRGTDGHHALLSWAEIDPDFGRAPVLLAVTLDDTGLDLAGPQLVLPQDRCGARYISGIEAIHVDGGYRAWD